From the Chryseobacterium sp. G0201 genome, the window CTCCTAAAAAACAAAATATAATGTCAGAACTAAAGAAAAGACTTTCTTCCATTCTTGAAAGTCCAAAACATAATACTGAAGAAAAACTTCAAAAAGTTTGTCATCTTTTGGATCAAGAAATTTCTTATTTCAACTGGACAGGTTTCTATTTTAAAAATGGAGATAAAGACGAGTTGAAATTGGGACCTTACGTTGGAGCTCCGACAGATCACGACATTATTCCTTACGGAAAAGGAATTTGTGGTCAGGTTGCCGTTTCTAATGAAACATTTGTGGTTCCGGATGTTCATCAGCAGGACAACTATTTAAGCTGTTCAATTGATACGAAAGCTGAAATTGTAGTTCCGATCTTTAAAGACGGACAAAATATTGGTCAGATTGATATTGATTCTCACAAAATAGATCCTTTTACGGATGAAGACCGAGAATTATTAGAATGGCTTTGTAAAGAAGTTTCTAAAATTCTATAATTGAAAAAATATAAACTCCGATCTTTTGGTCGGAGTTTTTTTATGCTAATAATTGGTGGCTTCGAGACCCTCAGCCACCAATAAACGAAAATCTTCGATTTTCTGAATGAATACCATCAATAGAAATGGGCTTTAGCCCGTTTTCAAAATAACCAAATCAAATTGGCTTTAGCCAAAACTTAAAAGTGAAGCTTACAATTAGTGTCATTTGTGAAATTTGTGTTTAAACAAAATTCACCTTAGTAATCAATTCCTTAAAATAATTCTCACACTTCGCAATATGCGTTCCATACCACGAAAATGCTTCTCCATCAACGATCATGATCTTCTTATTTGGATAAAACTCTTTTAATTCATCAATATGTTTCTCTTTAAATGGAAATGGTTCAGAGGAAAGCATAATAATTTCAGCTTCCGCCAGATCTTCGGTTTCAATTACGGGATAGCGGGTTTTATTTTTAAATATATTTTCAAAACCAATTTCAGATAAAATACGATTGATAAAAGTATCTGAGCCAATCGTCATATAAGGATTTTTCCATATAAGATAGGCTACTTTTATTGGAGAATCAATTTTAGCCTGACTCAGAACTTCGTAAGTTTTAAGATTGAATTGTTGCGCTTTTTCTTCTTTATTAAAAAGCAATCCAAGATTTTTAAGAAGATAATAGTTGTCTTCAATGGTTTCAACATTAGTCACGAGAACGTTGAAATCTTCCATCAAGGCTTCAACCTGCTCTTTGATGTTTTCCTCTTTATTTGCAAGGATTATATCGGGTTGTAAAGCTTTAATTTTTTCAATATTAATGTTTTTTGTCCCACCTATAATCGCTACATTTTTTACTTTTTCTTTGGGATGAATGCAGAATTTGGTTCTTCCGACCACTTCATTTTGAGTTAAACCCAAATCAAATAAAGCCTCAGTAATTGAGGGAACAAGAGATATAACTTTCATTGTTAGACTTTGTCTAAAATTACAAAAAGTTATTTTAATATCATTTTACAAATAAATAATACACTAATTAATGAATTATTTATTTGTAATAATTATCTTTGTGCCATTAAATAATATTTATGAAAAAAATAGTGGTTTTTTTAACTAGTTTACTTTTTATTACATCATGTTCGAATAATGATGATTTAATGAACAATGGGAAACTTTCCAATGATGTGTCTACATCTTCAAAATCTGTTTTAGAATCTAAAGAAGTAGCTAATTCACCTTTTATAGCTTATAACGGTGATTTTGCTAAAGTAACGGATACAAATCCTAATGGTGTTACCAGTGTTCTTTTTTATGTTAAATTTCTGGGAAAATGGAGGCATGTTGATAATCAGGCAACTTGGGATGGATTATTTATTAATAAAAGTATTAAACAAGAATTTGATCTTCCTTCAATTAGTTCCTTGTCTGTCACTACTCAGACTCCAATCGGAACTCCGCTTTATATCGATAATGGATTACTCCAAAACCCTAATAATGGAAGAATATATTTTAGAGAAGGGAATACTTTAAGATGGATACCTTCTATGGCTTATTTTAATCAATATCATTTTAATCCAAATGCTATTATTCAATCAACTGAGACAGAAACATCAAAGTATGTTCATTTACCAGACTTTTCAGTTCCTCCATTTTAGTATATTGAATTAATATATTTCAACAAAGCTCCAATTTGGGGCTTTGTTTATATTAAAATTACAAAAGTTTACCCGTTAAGAAAAGTCCTGCTACAGAAAAGTAAATAATAAGTCCGGTAACGTCTACCAAAGTCGCTACAAATGGAGCAGAAGAGGTTGCGGGATCGAGTTTTAATTTTTTAAGGATAAATGGAACCATAGAGCCTGAAAGTGTTCCCCAAAGCACGATCAACACTAAGGAAACAGCAACACTTAAACCTACAAAAGCCCAGTGAATACCATAATTGAACAAGCCGATTTTATGCCAGATCATGATTCGTAAAAATCCAATAATTCCTAGAATTCCGCCAAGAAATAATCCTGTGAAAATTTCTTTTTTCATGACGTACCACCAATCTTTCAAACCGATTTCCTGAAGCGCCATCGCTCTAATAATCAACGTTGCAGCTTGCGAACCGGAGTTTCCTCCACTGGAAATGATTAACGGTACAAACAATGCCAAGACCACTGCTTTTTGAATTTCATCTTCAAAATAACCCATTGCGGATGCGGTTAGCATTTCAGAGAAAAATAAGATAACAAGCCACATTCCTCTTTTTTTTACCATTTCCATAAAAGAAGTCTGGGTGTATGGTAAATCTAAGGCTTCAAGACCCCCGAATTTTTGGATGTCTTCTGTATTTTGTTGTTCGATTTGATCGAGAATATCATCAATTGTAACAATTCCTACCAAAACTCCAGCTTCTGTAATGATGGGAAGGGCAGTTCTGTCATATTTTTCGAAATAAGTAACTGCATCTTCTTTTGAAGTCATTGTGGTTATAGCAACGAAATGATTATCCGTTAATTCAGAAACCAATGTATCTTCTTCAGCTAATAATAAACTTCCTACGGCTAAGTCATCGATCAAACGGTTTCTTTCGTCCACTACATACAAGTGGTTCATTGTTTCCACTCTTTTTCCTACTTTTTTAATCTGTTGAAGGCATTTTTTTACCGTCCATTCCTTACGGATCTGAATGTAATAAGGTGTCATCAAACGGGCAATAGAATCAGAATGATAACCCAATAGTTTTAAGGCAATTCTTCTTTCCTGCGGATTAAGATGATTGATGGAATATTTTATAAGTTCATCCGGAAAGTCCTCAAACAGGGCAGTCCTGTCATCCGGAGTCATCGAGTTTAAGATCTCGGAAACATCATCACTTCCGATGCTTCGGATGGTTTCTTCCTGAAAATCCGGATCTAAATGTGAGAAAACTTCAGCTTTGTATTGTTTCGGAACTTTTAAAAATGCCAAGAGCCTCTCATCAGCGTGAAGTTCACTTAGAGTTTCGGCAATATCGGCAGGATTAAAGATAAGTTCGTCGTTATAATTCAAAACGTGCAATTTTAGGATATGCAAAAATAATTCAATTTTTTAGAACTGACCAATGATGTGGGAAAATTAAGAATTAATTAAAGCTTTATTATTTTCAAAACAAAAATTGAGCTGTTAGAAATAAAAAAACACCCGCGAGAACGGGTGCAACAATATAGTTTATTTAAGTGATCAAATAATGTTGATGATTACGTTAGAGGACAGTTATAAAGGACGCAGATATTTTCACAGCATGAGCCGCCGGGGCACTGATAATGCTCTGTGCATCTTTTAAATGGTCCGCCTCCCTGAATTTCTTTTTGCTGAGCTCTGTTGAGCTTTTTCAAGTTTGAATTTTTCATAGTATTTAGATTTTAATGCAAGACTAAGTTAATAAAAATATTTTAAATTAATCACTATTAAATGAATTAATTTGATTTTAAATATAATTATTACGAATAAAAAATATTGAATTAGTGCATTAAAACGTTAGAATCCGGCTTCTGTAGAAGGCTTCAGTCTTCTTAATTCTTTCAGAATACCTTTTATTGCTCCGTTTGTACCGATTTTGATGGAATTGTCTGCTGAACCTAAAAGGCGCATGTTTTTATGATATGTATTGTAATCTGTTTCTGTAATATAGTTTCCTGCAGCATCAAAAAGTTTCATGCTTACAACAACTTGGTTGGAGAAAACATATTTCCCAAGACCTACTTTAAAATATCTTACTTTTGGAACGATGGCGAAATCTGCATCATTATTTAGGCAATAATCAACAATAGTTTGCTTATCAACACTGTCAAACGAAACCTGAGTTTCCGTTCGGAGCATTTTGTTTCTCTTATATCTGCTTAAATTATCAGAAACTGCACTGAAAAATGCATGATTAGTGGGTTCTTTGATTTCCTCAAGGTCAGGTTCTACCTCAGGATTGAAGTATAAGACCTTTTTTATTTTATCTTCTGAAGCATTTCTTTGTGCTTTTACTGAAGCAATGCCCATCAATAAAAAAGTGAAAACCGTACTAAAAGTGAAAATTTTTCTCATTTGTAATTCATTTGCAAAATTACTGTCTTTTAATGGTATGGCATAATTTTTTTAAGATATTTTTAACATTTTTTTCTATCAAATTTGATTCATGAAATCAATAATGTTTTGCCCAATAAAAAAATAGTCGTACTTTTGCACCCGTTACATAATAATCATTAAACAATATTGGAATGTACTTAACAACAGAAAAAAAGCAGGAAATTTTCTCTAAACACGGGAAATCTGCAACAGACACAGGAAGTGCTGAAGGACAAGTAGCTCTTTTCACTTTCAGAATCAACCATTTATCTCAACACTTAAAGGCTAACCGTCACGACTTCGCAACGGAAAGATCTTTGGTTAAATTGGTAGGTAAAAGAAAAAGTTTACTAGATTACCTTAAAAATAAAGATATCGCAAGATATAGAGCAATTATTGCTGAACTAGGTTTAAGAAAATAATCTACAAAGATTTTCAGATAAAAAGCAACTTCGAAAGAGGTTGCTTTTTTGTGTTGAATAAATTTCTGAAATCAATGGTGAATTATCAATTAATTTCGTTGTTAGTTTTTACTTGTAAATTAATACCTATCTTCGTTTTACTTCTATAAACGAAGTACCTTTGTTTTTCTTTAATTAAAGATCTATTTAGGCTAAAACTTTGTTTATCCTTGCGATAAGATTAAACGCAAAGTCAGACAAAGAATTATTTTTAAAACTTATTAAAATTAAGTTAAACAAAGACGTTTCACTTATTTTTGAAAGACAAAGTTTTGTATTTAAAAATACTTTATCATTCTGACGAAGTAAGAATCTCAACAATAGGTCATATTAATTCCTAAAAAAATGAGACACTTAAAAAGTGCCTCACATGATTTATATTTTTAATTAAAATTAATGTCCAGATTTGGATTCTGTAGTTTCTACATGACCAAGATATTTCGTACAATAAGCTCCAAAAATTAAGATCATTACATAACAGAAAACAGGAATAATAAACGAATGTTGAACTCCAAACTGATCTGCCAGATATCCCTGGAAAATAGGAACAATAGCACCTCCCAGAATGGCCATTACCACCAAAGATGATCCCTGACTTGTATATTTTCCTAATCCTGAAATTGCCAGTGTATAAATGTTTGAGAACATAATAGAATTGAAAATTCCGATTCCCAGAACGCTGTACATTGCCAATTCGCCGTGATTTACCATCGTAGATATTAATAGAATAACGTTGATTGCAGCAAAAATTGAAAGTGTTCTTGCCGGAGCAGCCTTACCAATAAAGAATGCAATGAAGTTAAGAACAATAAATACCAAGAAGAAACTGATCTGTGCAAACGAAAGATTCACAATGCTGAAAATTACTAAAAATACCAACGCTGCAGCTCCCAACATATAAATAGCTTTTTTCTCTTGGCTTATCGATTGATTTAAAGAGATAGCCCCCAGAAAACGCCCAATCATGGCACCTCCCCAATACAGAGAAAGGTAATTTTTACTAATCACTTCATCAAAGCCCATAATTTGTGGCTGTTCAAGGAAACTGATGATGAAACTTCCAACAGCAACTTCACCTCCAACATAACAAAACATAGCAAAAACCCCGAATTTCAAATGGTTGAACTTCAATGCTCCCCAACCTTTTACAACTTCTTCGCTGTCATTGGTTTGGAATGATGGCAATTTTACTCTTGAGATCAATAAAGCGACCAATAAAAGAATACCTGCGAAGATCAAATAAGGAATTCTTGTTGCCACGGCACTGAAAGAACCGTCTTCGGCTGAAAATAATTCAAAGATCAAATGTCCTCCTAAAACCGGAGCGATCGTAGTTCCCAACGCATTGAAAGCCTGCGTCATATTCAATCGGCTTGATGCTGATTCTTCTGATCCTAATAAAGAAACGTAAGCGTTTGCAGTAATTTGAAGTACCGTAAATCCTAATCCAAGAACAAATAAGGCTCCTAAAAATAAAGGATAGGAAGAGAAAGTAGCAGCCGGATAAAATAAAATACATCCAAAAGTTGCCAGGAAAATCCCGAAAAGAATTCCTTTTTTGTAACCTACTTTGTTGATGGGATCTCCTTTTGTAATAGAGATGAAGAAATAAATTAATGAGCCAATAAAATAAGCTCCAAAGAAACAAAACTGTACCAACATCGATTCGAAGAAGGTCAGTTTGAAGAGTTGTTTCAGGTAAGGAATCAAAATGTCATTCATACAAGTGATGAATCCCCACATAAAAAATAAAAGAGTGATGGTAATAAGCGGAATAGTGTAATTCCTGCTTTGCGATTTTACTTCATTATTATTCATATACACACATATTTAAACAAAAAGAGCTTTTATAAAACTCATTCAGTTGATTTTAAAGTTAGATTTCTTTAAATTTTTCACATATTTAAAGAACAGGCAAATATAGGGGAACCACTTTTTTTTCTGCAACTTTTTTAGTGTTTTTTCTGTTAATTTTACCTTTAAATACAATATTTCTTATTTTGAGACAATAATATAACGAGTGTAGGATTTTTAAGACCAAAATAATCACAGACTAAGTTCTTTTTTATTTTTTTGATGTTGATGAATAAACTGTTGTTTTTTTACAATAATTCTATTTTTAAAGCTAAATATTTAATCACAGCATTAAAACAAGAGGTATTATTTATTCATTTGAAAATTTAATTATCTCATTATTATACGCTATATTTGCAAACGAAAATTTAGACGAAATATCAATAATTAAAGCGCTCAATACGGAGTGCAACACTAAACAATTTATGAGTATACCTCAAGCAATTACAGAAACGATTACTCTTGCAGATGGCAGAGAAATTACAATTGAAACAGGAAAGTTAGCAAAACAGGCCGATGGTTCTGTAGTCGTAAAAATGGGCGGAACAATGCTTTTAGCAACTGTTGTAGCCAGTAAAGAAGCAAAAGACGGTGTAGATTTTCTACCCTTAACGGTAGATTACAGAGAAAAATTCTACGCAGGAGGTAAAATTCCTGGAAACTTTTTTAGAAGAGAAGCTAGACCATCAGATCAGGAGATCTTAACGATGCGTTTGGTAGACAGAGTTCTTAGACCATTATTTCCTGAAGATTTCCACGCGGAAGTTCAGGTAATGATTTCATTAATTTCTTATGACGGAGTGTCAATTCCTGACGATTTAGCAGGTCTTGCAGCTTCTGCAGCAATTGCTATTACAGATATCCCTTTCAACGGACCAATGTCTGAAGTAAGAGTTGTAAGAATCAACGGTGAACTTTCTGTGAACCCTAATTATGCAGATCTTAAAATTGCTGACCTTGACATCATGGTTGGAGCAACTAAAGATTCTATCGTAATGGTAGAAGGGGAGATGAAAGAAATCTCTGAGCAGGAAATGCTTGAAGCAATCCAGTTCGCTCACATAGAAATCAAAAAACAAGTTGAAGCTCAGGAAAGATTAGCTGAAAAAGTAGGCAAATCATTCCCAAAAAGAGAATACAGCCACGAAAATCACGACGAAGCGATCCGTGAGAAAGTGTGGAAAGAAACATACGATAAAGTTTATGAAGTAGCGAAAACTCCTTCAGGAAAAGAAGAAAGAGGTGAAAAATTCAAAGCTGTTTTAGCTGAATTTTTAGCTCAATATGTTGAAAATGCTGAAGAATTAGAAAGAGTAACTCCTTTCGCTAAAGTATATTTCCATGATGTAGAGAAAGAAGCGATGCGTCAGATGATTTTAAATGATAAAATCCGTCTTGATGGTCGTGATCCTGAAACAATTCGTCCAATCTGGAGCGAAATTGATTATTTACCTGGAGCTCACGGTTCTGCAATCTTCACAAGAGGTGAAACTCAGTCTTTAACAGCTGTAACATTAGGTTCAGTGAAAGATGCGAACATGGTAGACAGCGTTATGGTAAACTATGACGAAAGATTTTTCTTACATTATAACTTCCCGCCGTTCTCAACGGGTGAAGCAAGACCTTTAAGAGGAACTTCAAGAAGAGAAGTAGGACATGGAAACCTGGCTCAGAGAGCGTTGGCAAACATGATTCCTGAAGAAAACCCTTATACGATCCGTATCGTTTCTGATATTTTAGAATCAAACGGTTCATCTTCTATGGCAACTGTTTGTGCAGGAACTTTAGCGTTGATGGATGCTGGTATTCAGATTACAAAACCGGTTTCCGGAATTGCAATGGGATTAGTAACAGACGTTAAAACCGGAAAATTCACTGTACTTTCTGATATCTTAGGTGATGAAGATCACTTGGGAGATATGGACTTTAAAGTAACGGGAACTGCAGACGGTATTACAGCTTGTCAGATGGATATCAAAATCCAAGGGTTATCTATGGATATCATGGAGAAAGCTCTTTTACAGGCTAAAGACGGAAGATTACACATTCTGGATAAAATTACAGAAACCATTGCAGTACCAAGAGAAGACGTGAAACCTCACGCTCCGAAAATGGTAATGCTTGAGATCTCTAAAGATTTCATCGGTGCTGTTATCGGACCTGGTGGAAAAATCATTCAACAGCTTCAAAAAGATACAGATACTGTTATTGCTATTGAAGAGGTAGGAGAAATCGGAAGAATCGAGATTTCTGGTGTAAGCAGAGAGAAAATCAATGCTGCAATCGCAAGAATCAACGAGATTACATTTGTACCTGTAGTAGGTGAAGTGTACCAAGGAAAAGTGGTTAAAGTAATGGATTTCGGAGCTTTTGTAGCCATTGCAAAAGGAACTGAAGGATTACTTCACATTTCTGAGATCGAGTGGGCTCGTCTTGATAAAGTACCTTACAACGAAGGTGACGAAGTGGAAGTAAAATTCATGGGTTACGATGACCGTAAGAAAATGAAACTTTCGAGAAAAGTTTTGTTGCCAAGACCTGCAAGACCTGAGTCTAAACCAAGACCTGAAGGACAAGACAGACCTCAAGGTGACAGAAGACCAGAAAGACAGGACAGACCAGAAGGTGATAGAAGACCGGCACCGGCTGATCAAGCTCCAAAGGAAAATCAAAATCCTTCATCTGAAGCATAAAATCAAATCTTAGATATATTTAAATCCCTCAATTTGAGGGATTTTTTTATGGTTTTAAAAGTCAAATCTTTGCAGAAAATAATTAACGGTATAAATTTTCTCTGATTTCAATTAAAATTTTTGTCGTTTTCTCCAAATCAGGCACATCGGGAAGACTGGAAATCGAATGATAATGCTCAATAGATTGTATCAAATCTTCTGCTTTCTGCATAACGGCATCGTAAGACCAGTTTCCTGCTTTTATATCTAATAATTCATTCCGATTTTCTACACGAATGTTCAACGAACCGGTTTTGAAAATCTGTTCACAAGACTGCAACAAACGAATCGTGTGCATCATATTTTTGCTGTCATAATTTTGTCCGTGAGTTTTATTGACGTTGTAGCGGTCTTCATTTCGTTCGGAAACCCACTTCCAATATTCTCTGTAATCTTTGCAGTAAGTAGAGTAGGCATCGAGGTTAGAAAACAAATAAGCAACAGATTTTTCCTCTTTCGGGACAGATGATACAGAAACCTGATTGGCTTCTTCATTCTGGATAATTCCTTTATAGTTTAAATCTCGCAATTCATCATAGAAAAGCGCAAACATTCCTTTGGTATTATCGATGCTTACCAATCCGCATTGTTCCTGAACTTTTCCGTTTTCTAAAAGCCATTTTTTCAACGGAATTGAACCCTGATTTTGCAAAACATAACAAAAATCAAGAATCGATTTTCTTTCTTTATCGACTGGATTGAGGATCTTTTTATTCAATCCTTTCGCTTTTTTGATCTGCGAAATCGCGTAACCCGCAAACGTATCTTTACATAATTTGGAAAGAAAATCTTCAGGCTTCAACAAATCCATCAACGGATTTTTATGTTGAATACAGTCTTCCGGACTTGCCAAAACTTCCAGAATATTCGGATTATTTTTCTGTAATAATTCTACAAATCTCCCGATTTCATAATAAGTAATATCATTCGTTTCATTGGAAATTTGCGGAATATAATGTAAACCAAAAAAGTCTTCTTTAGGTAAATAATATACTCCACGGATATCTGTATCCGAGTTTTCCGTTGCGAGCCCGAAGGAGCGGCTGCCGGAGATGGATTCGAGGAGGATGAAGTTATTTTTCATTTTTTTATAAAGAGACTTTTACCTTCTTCTTTTTCTACTCTTTAATCCTAATCTATATTTATATAAAAATGCAAAACTGTATTTGAAATTGCCAATTTGCTTTATGATTCCATTAATAATTAGTAAATCTTCTAAATCTTCAATAGTAGTATCTAGATTATATTTTGATATAACATTATTTAATAGGTCATAAAGATCATTTCTCATTAGTTGATAATATTGGTATTCTTCATTTTTATCAATAAATTCAAATATATATTCCAAGTTTTCATTTCCTTTTTCAGTTATTAAGTCTTCAAAATGACTTTTAACGGCTTCGCTTCTAACAGGTTTAGCGGTGTAATATTTTTCGGGTAAAACAGATGAAGAATCTTTATAATAATCTTTAGTATATTCTTTTATGGATAAGCTTAATAAATCTAAAAAAGGTCTTATACTAATTGTTTCATCAGCATTCATTACGTTTTTATAAAGCCAATCATATGACTCTCCATGAGCTTTAATGTCAGGATACTGTCCAAAAAAAACCCAACATAGCTTTCTCAGTATATTTTCGT encodes:
- a CDS encoding sugar MFS transporter, with the protein product MNNNEVKSQSRNYTIPLITITLLFFMWGFITCMNDILIPYLKQLFKLTFFESMLVQFCFFGAYFIGSLIYFFISITKGDPINKVGYKKGILFGIFLATFGCILFYPAATFSSYPLFLGALFVLGLGFTVLQITANAYVSLLGSEESASSRLNMTQAFNALGTTIAPVLGGHLIFELFSAEDGSFSAVATRIPYLIFAGILLLVALLISRVKLPSFQTNDSEEVVKGWGALKFNHLKFGVFAMFCYVGGEVAVGSFIISFLEQPQIMGFDEVISKNYLSLYWGGAMIGRFLGAISLNQSISQEKKAIYMLGAAALVFLVIFSIVNLSFAQISFFLVFIVLNFIAFFIGKAAPARTLSIFAAINVILLISTMVNHGELAMYSVLGIGIFNSIMFSNIYTLAISGLGKYTSQGSSLVVMAILGGAIVPIFQGYLADQFGVQHSFIIPVFCYVMILIFGAYCTKYLGHVETTESKSGH
- a CDS encoding polyribonucleotide nucleotidyltransferase, yielding MSIPQAITETITLADGREITIETGKLAKQADGSVVVKMGGTMLLATVVASKEAKDGVDFLPLTVDYREKFYAGGKIPGNFFRREARPSDQEILTMRLVDRVLRPLFPEDFHAEVQVMISLISYDGVSIPDDLAGLAASAAIAITDIPFNGPMSEVRVVRINGELSVNPNYADLKIADLDIMVGATKDSIVMVEGEMKEISEQEMLEAIQFAHIEIKKQVEAQERLAEKVGKSFPKREYSHENHDEAIREKVWKETYDKVYEVAKTPSGKEERGEKFKAVLAEFLAQYVENAEELERVTPFAKVYFHDVEKEAMRQMILNDKIRLDGRDPETIRPIWSEIDYLPGAHGSAIFTRGETQSLTAVTLGSVKDANMVDSVMVNYDERFFLHYNFPPFSTGEARPLRGTSRREVGHGNLAQRALANMIPEENPYTIRIVSDILESNGSSSMATVCAGTLALMDAGIQITKPVSGIAMGLVTDVKTGKFTVLSDILGDEDHLGDMDFKVTGTADGITACQMDIKIQGLSMDIMEKALLQAKDGRLHILDKITETIAVPREDVKPHAPKMVMLEISKDFIGAVIGPGGKIIQQLQKDTDTVIAIEEVGEIGRIEISGVSREKINAAIARINEITFVPVVGEVYQGKVVKVMDFGAFVAIAKGTEGLLHISEIEWARLDKVPYNEGDEVEVKFMGYDDRKKMKLSRKVLLPRPARPESKPRPEGQDRPQGDRRPERQDRPEGDRRPAPADQAPKENQNPSSEA
- a CDS encoding bacteriocin-like protein produces the protein MKNSNLKKLNRAQQKEIQGGGPFKRCTEHYQCPGGSCCENICVLYNCPLT
- a CDS encoding ABC transporter substrate-binding protein: MKVISLVPSITEALFDLGLTQNEVVGRTKFCIHPKEKVKNVAIIGGTKNINIEKIKALQPDIILANKEENIKEQVEALMEDFNVLVTNVETIEDNYYLLKNLGLLFNKEEKAQQFNLKTYEVLSQAKIDSPIKVAYLIWKNPYMTIGSDTFINRILSEIGFENIFKNKTRYPVIETEDLAEAEIIMLSSEPFPFKEKHIDELKEFYPNKKIMIVDGEAFSWYGTHIAKCENYFKELITKVNFV
- a CDS encoding DNA polymerase beta superfamily protein → MKNNFILLESISGSRSFGLATENSDTDIRGVYYLPKEDFFGLHYIPQISNETNDITYYEIGRFVELLQKNNPNILEVLASPEDCIQHKNPLMDLLKPEDFLSKLCKDTFAGYAISQIKKAKGLNKKILNPVDKERKSILDFCYVLQNQGSIPLKKWLLENGKVQEQCGLVSIDNTKGMFALFYDELRDLNYKGIIQNEEANQVSVSSVPKEEKSVAYLFSNLDAYSTYCKDYREYWKWVSERNEDRYNVNKTHGQNYDSKNMMHTIRLLQSCEQIFKTGSLNIRVENRNELLDIKAGNWSYDAVMQKAEDLIQSIEHYHSISSLPDVPDLEKTTKILIEIRENLYR
- the mgtE gene encoding magnesium transporter, whose product is MNYNDELIFNPADIAETLSELHADERLLAFLKVPKQYKAEVFSHLDPDFQEETIRSIGSDDVSEILNSMTPDDRTALFEDFPDELIKYSINHLNPQERRIALKLLGYHSDSIARLMTPYYIQIRKEWTVKKCLQQIKKVGKRVETMNHLYVVDERNRLIDDLAVGSLLLAEEDTLVSELTDNHFVAITTMTSKEDAVTYFEKYDRTALPIITEAGVLVGIVTIDDILDQIEQQNTEDIQKFGGLEALDLPYTQTSFMEMVKKRGMWLVILFFSEMLTASAMGYFEDEIQKAVVLALFVPLIISSGGNSGSQAATLIIRAMALQEIGLKDWWYVMKKEIFTGLFLGGILGIIGFLRIMIWHKIGLFNYGIHWAFVGLSVAVSLVLIVLWGTLSGSMVPFILKKLKLDPATSSAPFVATLVDVTGLIIYFSVAGLFLTGKLL
- a CDS encoding GAF domain-containing protein, whose protein sequence is MSELKKRLSSILESPKHNTEEKLQKVCHLLDQEISYFNWTGFYFKNGDKDELKLGPYVGAPTDHDIIPYGKGICGQVAVSNETFVVPDVHQQDNYLSCSIDTKAEIVVPIFKDGQNIGQIDIDSHKIDPFTDEDRELLEWLCKEVSKIL
- the rpsO gene encoding 30S ribosomal protein S15, translated to MYLTTEKKQEIFSKHGKSATDTGSAEGQVALFTFRINHLSQHLKANRHDFATERSLVKLVGKRKSLLDYLKNKDIARYRAIIAELGLRK
- a CDS encoding pyruvate decarboxylase is translated as MRKIFTFSTVFTFLLMGIASVKAQRNASEDKIKKVLYFNPEVEPDLEEIKEPTNHAFFSAVSDNLSRYKRNKMLRTETQVSFDSVDKQTIVDYCLNNDADFAIVPKVRYFKVGLGKYVFSNQVVVSMKLFDAAGNYITETDYNTYHKNMRLLGSADNSIKIGTNGAIKGILKELRRLKPSTEAGF